A genome region from Parafrankia irregularis includes the following:
- a CDS encoding ABC transporter permease — translation MLLTAARRIGRALLVVLLVTMGAVALLSLAPGSAASVILGENATPEAIDALNAELGLDRPLWSQYVHWIGDAVTGDLGTSPITHQPVLDAIIERLPVTLELAALGLLVALLVAVPLAVASAAWPGSLLDRAITALSSVFLSVPAFIAGPVLVYVFALQAGWFPVTGWTRISEDPGENLRGVILPVIAIALTEIASFHRLLRTDLVGTLREDFIGAARAKGMSPGYVMARHALRPSSFSLVTLVGINLGRLIGGTVIVESFFSLPGLGQLVIYSITARDIITVQGVVVFIAVVYVAINMLVDLSYGWLDPRVRKAATA, via the coding sequence ATGCTGCTCACCGCTGCGCGCCGTATTGGCCGCGCCCTGCTCGTGGTCTTACTCGTGACCATGGGGGCCGTGGCACTTCTCAGCCTGGCTCCGGGGTCGGCGGCCTCAGTCATCCTGGGCGAGAACGCGACGCCCGAAGCGATCGACGCCCTGAACGCCGAGCTCGGGCTCGACCGGCCCCTGTGGTCACAGTACGTGCACTGGATCGGCGACGCCGTCACCGGTGATCTCGGCACCTCGCCGATCACACATCAGCCGGTGCTGGACGCGATCATCGAACGTCTTCCGGTCACGCTGGAGCTCGCCGCGCTGGGCCTGCTCGTCGCGCTGCTGGTCGCCGTGCCCCTGGCGGTGGCCTCCGCGGCCTGGCCGGGCTCCCTGCTCGACCGGGCGATCACCGCCCTGTCCTCGGTCTTCCTCTCCGTCCCCGCGTTCATCGCCGGGCCGGTGCTGGTCTACGTGTTCGCACTGCAGGCCGGCTGGTTCCCCGTGACGGGCTGGACCCGCATCAGCGAGGACCCCGGCGAGAACCTGCGCGGCGTCATCCTGCCCGTCATCGCCATCGCGCTCACCGAGATCGCCTCGTTCCACCGGCTGCTGCGCACCGACCTGGTCGGAACGCTGCGCGAGGACTTCATCGGCGCGGCCCGGGCCAAGGGCATGAGCCCCGGCTACGTGATGGCCCGCCACGCCCTGCGCCCCTCGTCGTTCTCCCTGGTGACGCTGGTCGGCATCAACCTCGGGCGCCTCATCGGCGGCACGGTGATCGTCGAGTCCTTCTTCTCCCTGCCCGGGCTCGGGCAGCTCGTCATCTACTCGATCACCGCCCGCGACATCATCACCGTCCAGGGCGTCGTCGTGTTCATCGCCGTGGTCTACGTGGCCATCAACATGCTCGTGGATCTCAGCTACGGCTGGCTGGACCCGCGCGTCAGGAAGGCGGCCACCGCGTGA